The sequence below is a genomic window from Mytilus edulis unplaced genomic scaffold, xbMytEdul2.2 SCAFFOLD_1639, whole genome shotgun sequence.
TGTAATGGGTACCTGTCAGTCTTGTAGgaatcatctgaccttgacctcatttctatGTTTCTTTCTTTGGTTATTAttgatgtttttgtatgtttttcaaatactttaaGCAATAAGACAACTATATTTGATGCATGGAATAATTATAAGGTGTACCTGTCTGTCTTACaggatttatctgaccttgacatcattgtCATAGATCTTAAAAAGTGTGAATTGTATGTCTATGTGATGCATGTATCAACCCTTCGTCttaaagactttcaacataaaatcagTGGTCAGTAGGGCAGCGTGTGCACTCTTTGTTGTAACTTAATATTATATTTACCCAATAAAAGCAATGctaataaatttgaaatatttgattataCAGGAGGAAgcattatttatgtatatctGCCCCTGCTATGCCATTACCTGATACTCCTCCACAACCAGGACCAGGAAGTTATGAAACAGTTAATTATGAAGGACAACCCAAGCATTATATGTCATCATCTGCCTTTGTTTCTACGACAAGTCGATGGACAGGTACTGCCAAAGAGGGAGAACAACCAGGACCAGGTAATACTTTTGTTTACAATGTTTTGTTGGTAATTTGAGTGATAAATACTATTTGGGAGGGGGCTTATATAAACTGACCATGCATGCAGCATACATGCATGATAAAATCTGTTAAAATTAGTAGGTCAAAGAACCCcttaaaatagaagaaaaaaaattcccaGCTTCATGGAAGATGTCATTTATGAGGCTTTTTTTGTATGTATATTGTTCAGACTGGGAATATTGTTTATACCCAAAAGTTGATTAgtcattttttatacgaccgcaaaaattgaaaattttttggtcgtatattggtatcacgttggcgtcgtcgtcgtcctaatacttttagtttttgcactctaactttagtaaaagtgaatagaaatctatgaaattttaacacaaggtttatgatcacaaaaggaaggttgggattgatttttggagttttggttccaacagtttaggaattaggggccaaaaaagggccaaaataagcattattcttggttttcgcacaataactttagtataagtgttagtataagtgaatagaaatcaatgaaatttaa
It includes:
- the LOC139509621 gene encoding O(6)-methylguanine-induced apoptosis 2-like, with the translated sequence MAPSPAAVPGPGAYKPHEAIDPAKKQLFPRKHYLCISAPAMPLPDTPPQPGPGSYETVNYEGQPKHYMSSSAFVSTTSRWTGTAKEGEQPGPAHYRPINMGRQSFIYNAASKWI